The following nucleotide sequence is from Alphaproteobacteria bacterium.
GGTGCAGCGCAAGAAATAGAAGCAGATGCAGATCTTGCAGCCCGAAAAGCCCGCATAGAAGCGGGATTAAAGCTCATTCAAGAAGCCTTGCCAAAAGCAACAACAGAGAAAAAGCCTGAGGCTGCTTCAACGGAAGCAACATCTGCAGCGGAAGCCGCTGTGACAGCTCCTACCAAAAAGGTCTCTGATACTGCGCCGGCTAAGGAAAAAAGCACAGACTCTCCTAAAGAGGATAAATCCAAAGAGGACAAATCAAAAGAAAGTGGGAACAAAGGATTATTGGAGAAAATAAAAAACCTACTTCATAAGAAATAGTATGGAACTTCGTTGATCCAGAGTGCTTCTATCTTTTAGAGGATAAGAGAATGACGGTGACGTATAAGGATGTTGAAAGAGCAGCATTGTTGCTCAAAGGAGTTGCGGTTGATACGCCCGTGGCGGAGGCTGCCTTTTTCTCTAAGAAGTTTGGGAATAGCGTTTTTTTGAAGCTGGAAAATCTCCAAGTAACAGGTTCTTTCAAGGCGCGTGGCACCTATATCAAGCTTTGCTCATTGTCTTCCAAGGAGAAAGAGAAGGGTGTGATTGCCATGTCAGCGGGGAATCATGCACAAGGGGTAGCACACCACGCTCAAAGTCTAGGAATTAACTCGCTTATTATTATGCCGGAAGGAACGCCGCTTATTAAGGTGGAACAAACCCTTCAATATGGAGCAGAGGTGCTTTTAAAGGGAAACACCTTTGTAGAGTCAAGCAAGATTGCCGAGGAAATGGCCCATAAAACAGGCAGAGCGCTCATTCATCCTTATGATGATCCTAAAGTAATTGCTGGGAATGGCACTATTGGATTGGAAATGTTGCAACAATGCCCTGATTTAGATGTGTTGATTGTGCCAGTAGGAGGGGGTGGCCTTATGGCTGGCATTTCAATTGTGGCACGTACTGTCAACCCAAAGATTGAACTCATCGGCGTAGAATCTGAAGTATTTCCAAGCATGCACAATAAATTATATTCTCATAATGCTCCTGTGGGTTTGAAAACAACTTTGGCTGAGGGTATTGCCATTAAGGTGCCGGGTGAATTGACACAAGACATCCTTACGGAGCAGGGGGTGGAGATTCGTGTCGTCAAAGAGTCTCTTATTGAAGAAGCCATAGATCAATTTCTGACCCATGAACACATTGTGGTAGAAGGGGCAGCAGCAGCTCCGTTAGCCCTCTTGTTAAACGATCCAGAGCCCTTTAGGGGTAAACGGGTCGGGCTGGTTATCAGTGGTGGGAACATTGATGCGCGGGTCTTGGCGTCAATCCTAATGAGAGGATTAGTTCGGAAGGGAACACTCATTCGTATTTTGGTCGAAATTAAGGATAATCCTGGAGTGTTGGCAAAAGTCTCTCATATCATAGGTCTTCATGGGGCTAATATCATCAAAGTAGAACATCAGCGGATTTTTCAAGCGGCCTCAGCAAAAGCTGCTGAATTGGAATTTATGCTGGAAACGCAAAATAGAACCCATGCCCAAAAGATTATTGCGGCCTTAAATGATGGAGAGTTTCCCACACGACTTGTAGAGGAGGATGTGGGGTAGTTTTGCGACGACTTTTGGGAAAGTCGAACTCTGTTCGTAAGTGCTCGACTGTTTCTTGGCAGAAGTTGTTATTTTTCAACAAAAAGGAGATGTAAGAGATGCCTGTTCTTCATGCGGGTAACCGTGTCGGCTATGTGTACATAGTTACGTTGGGCATGAATAAGGGCAAGGAAATAGTTGAACAGGATCACCCTGGCATTCTCAATATCCACTTTGCCCCCGGAATAGGCGTACTCAATTAAAATATTGAAGCTGGATAAGGCCGAACTAAGATGTTCTCTAAAGTGAGACACATAATTTGTTACTTTATCTCCCAACAGTGATGCTTCTTCATCTGAGATCATGGTAGTGGGGTCTCGGGTCATGCTTTGGGCATAAAGGCGCATTTCTTCAATATAGACAGCAAGGGTACTATTTTTTTCTTTTAAGAATTTAAAATAATCCAGGAAGGTGATGATCTTTTTTTCCGTCAGCTCTTTCATTAGGTGAGCTTCGTATTTCTTATTGATTGCTGCAACTTTCAAGCAATCTTCTTTTTGAGAATTTTTGTAAAGTGCGGAACTTTCCTTTTCCCAGTCAGTGCCAATTTTCTGGATATGGATCAAGCTGTTATGGGGACTGATTATGTGCTCATTCCAAAAACCCACATAGGCATCGATACGGCGTGCAACATTTCGACGCTTGAAGGCCAGCGACAGCATCACTTTGCCATAAATACCGGCAAAGCTGACAAGAACACCTGTTAAGACCGTATAAAAATAGGGAAACTGTGAAATTTCCATGGGTCGTTAGTCCCTTTTTTTATGCCTCCGATACGTTTGATTATACATAAGTTTTCAGGAAAAGAGAATCGTTGAGGAAAATGGGCGTTGTTTCTTGGCTGTAGCGACCTATAGAAAAGACTTTCCTGGATTCCGCGATCATCCGTCTTCGCTTCTGCCTTCGCTGCGCTATGGCGGACAGGCCGCTACGACGTGACAAGTCTAAATTCCTAATGGCCGGGAAGACGGCAGTAAAGAGTATGTTCCTGTATCAACTTAGTCATGGATCCCGCGATGCCAACTCACTCTAGGACTCACCGGCTTAAGACGCCGGTTCATCCAGAGTTCCTAGGCTCCGGGAAGACGGCATTGGGAAGGATGTAGCCAAAAACCGTCAGAGTTCCTAGGCTCCGGGAAGACGGCAATAGGGAAGGATGTAGCCAAAAACCGTCTTCCCGGCCATTAGGAATTCTAGGAGTGCGTTAAGCACGACCTAGAACTACTTATGAGCGCGGGATCCAGTTTTGCCCCTTCTCTCTGGCACACATCTTTCTGGGTTCCGCGATCATAAAAAATTCTAGGCTTGCCAAGAATTCCTAATGTCCGGAATGACAAGCTTGGCCAAAACTTATATTCCCTCCTTTCCATTTTAGAGAGCGCCGTATATAAAAAACGTAGAATAAAGCACGGAGATATATACCTAGTGACTCAAGCAATCCCTTCGACCACATGCCATTTTCCAAATGAGTATGCCCAGACCTCAACAAAAAAGGTCGGTGCTCTTATTGTGAACTTAGGGACACCGGATGCTCCTGATTTTTGGTCAATCCGTCGTTATCTGAAAGAGTTTCTCTCTGATCGTCGTGTAGTGGATGTACCGGTCCTTTTGTGGAAAGTGATTTTGAATCTGCTTATTTTAACGTTTCGGCCCTCTAAGGTGGCCAAGCTTTATAAATCCATATGGCGGCAAGATACCAATGAATCGCCCTTACGGTATTATACGCGGGAACAAGGAGAGAAACTGGCAGCAGCTTATGAAGATGTCCCAAATTTTCAGGTGGCATGGGCTATGCGCTACGGGAACCCGAGCATCGAAAGCCAAATCAAAAAGCTTCAGGCCGATGGATGCCAGCGTTTAGTCGTTGTTCCACTCTATCCCCAATATTCGGCCACCACCACGGCCAGCGTTAACGACCAAGTCTTTCGCTGTCTCATGAAGATGCGTTGGCAGCCTACGGTAAGGATTGCGGATCCTTACCATGATCATCCCAGCTACATTGACGCTTTGGCCAATAGCATTACCCGGCATCTGAGATCACTGGATTGGCAGCCCGAGAAAATCTTGGCGTCCTTTCATGGCCTTCCCAAGGCATATTTCCAAAAGGGAGACCCCTATTCCTGTTTTTGCCAAAAGACAGTGCGTTTGTTGCAGCAAGCTTTACAAGAGGGGGTTCCTCCTGTTGAGATTACGTTTCAATCGCGCATGGGCCCCCGTGAATGGTTAAGGCCCTATACCGATGAGACCATTCAAAAATTGGCCCAAGATGGTATAAAAAGACTTGCGGTCATCACGCCTGGGTTTGCTTCCGATTGTCTAGAAACCTTGGAAGAGATCCAAATCCGCGGCCGTGATCTCTTTTTAGAAAATGGAGGAATCCATTTTACGCAGATTCCGTGTTTAAACGATGGTCCTGACGCCATAAAATTGTTAAAAGATATCGTGGATCAAACATCACTGAGATGGAATGAGTAAAAGTTGCTATGTTGAATTCTATTATTTTAAATGAGTGTCTTGGCCCTCTCATAACAGGGTGTTGTACCGGGGGCAGTCTTATCGTTGCCATTGGGGCTCAAAATGCTTTTGTTTTGAGTCAGGGGTTGAAGCGTCAGTTTGTTTTTGTGGTGGCCCTTTTGTGCGCCCTAATTGACGCCTTGCTTATTTCTGCAGGGGTGGCTGGATTCGGATGCTTGGTCCAGCAAAGTCCCTATGTGGTGATCATTGCGACATGGGGCGGCGCCATTTTCCTCTTCTTTTATGGGCTGAGGTCTTTTTTATCGGCGGCCAAACACAACGCACTTACCGTGGACGAGGCCCAATCAGTGGGAACCTTATCAGGCGTTATTTTTACGTTGTTGGCTTTAAGCTTTCTAAATCCCCACGTTTATTTGGATACCGTTGTGCTGATTGGAAGCATTGCCACCCAATATTCAGATATGGGTCGTGTTGCCTTTGCAACTGGAGCTATTATTTCTTCCTTTGTTTGGTTTTTCAGCCTTGCCTATGGATCTGTTTTTCTCCGGCCTCTGTTCCAAAAGCCCATTGCCTGGCAAATCTTGGATACTCTTATCGGCATCACCATGTGGGCAATTGCTGGTGTGTTGATTTGGAATATGTATTTTTCCTAGGATAATATGACTCTCTTAAATTTCTTTAAACTGTAGAGGCAAATAATTGCCTCGTTGACATTATCCGCCCATTTCCCATAGGGTGCCCTTACTTAATCACCAGGGGTGCTAGCTAATCTGGCTGGCTGAAAGGGCAGGTGCCTAACCCTCAATACCTGATCTGGATAATACCTGCGGAGGAAGTGTGATGACACATAAGGCACAGACGAAAGCTATTCCCAATCCTAAACCCGATTCAAGTATAGTTTCCAAAGGAGACGGGGGCCTTGAAATTGAATCAGAGCCTGAATATACCAATATTCACCGGCCCCTCCATGGGACTAGGTTGGTTCCGCCATATTGTCGAAAATCTACGGCCGCGGCCCTTATAGGAAATATTCTAGAGCACTATGATAGTGCTTTGTATGGATTTCTGGCCCCAATTCTAGCGCCTCTTTTCTTTCCATCAGATGACCTTATTATCTCTCTGATGTTGGCCTATGCTCTTTTGCCTCTAGGCATTATTTCTCGTATAGGAGGATCTCTAATATTTGGAAGAATGGGTGACAAACAGGGGCGAAAAAGGGCTCTATCTCTTTCTATCTTTGGAATGGCCATTATCACGGGAAGTATGGGGCTTTTACCAACATATGACACCGTTGGTATGTGGGCACCCGCAGGACTTGCCTTGTGCCGCATTTTGCAGGGGCTTTTTGCTTCGGGAGAATCCCTGGGTGGGGCTCAGTTTTTGTTAGAACATCACGGGGAAGCTAAGAAGGGCCTTCTGAGTAGCCTCTATAGCGCTTCAACTATTTTAGGGATATTGGGGGCCTCAGCAGCAGTGGTATTGCTCACCTATTTCTCTCTAAATTGGCGTTATCTTTATGGCGTTGGGTTTATGACAGGTTTTGCAGGCATTTTTTTACGTCTCCAATCTAAAGAATCACCTGAGTTTTTGGCTTCTCAAGCTGTCCTTTCCCTTGAATCGCTCCCAACTAGCGTCCAACTTTATTGGAGAGAAATTTTTTGTCTCATCGTTGTTTCCGGATACTCGTATATTACATATGCTCTCTCCTTTCAGTTTATTAATGGCTTCGTGCCACTCGTCACGTCTATTACCCTGTCAGAGCTTATGGTGATGAATACGCTGCTTCTCGTTGGCGACATGTTTCTATTGCCTGTTTTCGGTTTTCTGGCAGATCGATATTCACATCATAAATTAATGATATCTTCCCTCCTTGTAAGCCTGATCATCGCGGTTCCGCTCTTTTCAAATTTGGAGGGGGCTTCTTTGTGGCACATAATTGCCTTACGGACAGGGATTGTCTTTATGGGAGTCTGGTTTAGTGCCCCCTTTCATGCCTGGGCAAAAGAGCTCTTTCCAGTGCGGTGTCGGTACACACTCATTTCTCTGGGATACTCTATTGGGACGCCGCTCATTGGGAGCTCCACATCAGTGATTTGTCTCTGGATGTGGCACGAAACCCATTTGACCCAAGTTCCAGGGCTGTATTGGTTCTTTTGGTCAGTTATATGTTTGGTCGCTTTGAATTGGATTAGAGCCCATCAAAAATCACTGACAAATCCTACTGGGTAAAGGTGCTGAGGTAGGCTGGGTTGCATGCTTTTTCGAATTTTGCAAAAACTCTACAATTCCAAATCGCCTGCTTTGCAGGGTTTGAAATAGGCTTCTACGTCTTTATCTGAAACGCCCTCAAGGTTTCGGGGTTTCCAAACGGGGCGTTTATCTTTGTCCACAAGCGCTGCCCGAACGCCTTCGAAAAAGTCGTGGCCCTCCATGAAATGCTGACTGAGGCGGTATTCCATCTCAAAACATTGGGCGAGGGTTAAGGTTGCTCCACGGCGCATCTCCTCGAAAGTTACACGGAGACTTGTGGGGGATTTTGTTCGAAGCTCGTTCATGGTGTCTGTTGCCCATTGAGAATTTTGGTACTCAAGAATTTCATAGATAGCCAAAGTATCCTTTTGAGCAAACACGCGATCAATCAGGCTCTGGTTTGGTTGTATAAATGATTGACCAATAGGAGGTGTGGCCACCCACTCAATAAGCTCGGCAATAGTTTGGCGACTGTTTTGCGACAGGTCTGCTTTTGCCAGGGCTTCTAGCAGGGTCGGAATTTGATTAGAAGGGACAAAATGAGTGGCCAGATTGGTATATATGGCATCCCTATCGCCGATAACTTTGCTGGTCATGGCCAAATAGAAGCCAACTTTCCCAGAGGGCAAATGGGTCAAAAAGTAAGAGGCTCCCACATCGGGAAAGAATCCAATGGCCGTTTCAGGCATGGCCATGCGGACTTTTTCAGTTACGATTCGGTGAGAGCCATGAATGGAAATGCCCATACCTCCGCCCATGACAATACCGTCTAAAATGGCAATATAGGGTTTAGGGTAGGTCGCAATCAAATGGTTCAGCGTGTACTCTTGGCGGAACACTTGTTGCATAAGGCTTTGCGGAGGGGCATTGGGGATGTCTTCATAGTAACTCATTTTAGCGTCATAGACAGCTTTCACATCTCCCCCAGCGCAGAAAGCCTTGTCACCAGCTCCTTGGATGACAACCGCATGAACATCTGGATTGGGTTCCCATTCACGTAACAGTTGGTAAATGGTTTGGAACATTTCCATGGAGAGGGCATTCAGAGCCTGGGGGCGGTTTAGGGTTATCCAGCCGATATTGTTTTCTACCTTTGAGAGGATAGGTGGCTGATTCTCAGACATTAGTTCCGCCCCAATAGGTGGCGCGCAATAATAAGACGCATGATTTCGTTGGTGCCTTCCAGGATTTGATGGACGCGCAAGTCTCTGACGATACGCTCTATGTTGTATTCCTTAATATAGCCGTACCCGCCAAACAGTTGAAGCGCTTCATTGGCAACACGAAAGCCCACATCGGTGGCAAATCTTTTCGCCATGGCACATTGGAGGGGCGCATTGTGTTCCTGCTTTGAGAGAGCGATGCCGCCTTTGTAAACCATAAGCCGAGCGGCTTCCAATTCAGTCGCCATATCGGAAAACATGAACTGAAGTCCTTGGAACTCACTTAAATGTTTCCCAAATTGGACTCGCTCTGCCATGTGTTCTTGGGCTGCATTTAAAGCACTTTGTGCCCCGCCCAGAGAGCAGGCTGCGATGTTAAGACGTCCACCATTCAGGCCCTCCATGGCGATCTTGAATCCATCCCCTTCGGATCCCAACAGATTTTGGATTGGAACATGACAGTTATCGAATTGCACCATGGTAGTGGGTTGGCTGTTCCATCCCATTTTTTTCTCTTTTTTGCCAAAGCTGAGGCCTTTGGTGCCGTTTTCCACAATTAAGCATGAAATTCCCTTGGGGCCATCCTCGCCCGTACGGACCATGCACAAATAAACATCACTTTCTCCACCACCAGAAATAAAAGCCTTAGAGCCGTTCAGGACATAATGGTCGCCATCCTTAACGGCCTTAGTCTTTAATGAGGCGGCATCGGAACCTGATCCGGGCTCGGTCAGGCAATAGCTGGAAAAGTGATCCATATTAATGAGTTTGGGGAGCCATTTTTTGCGCTGATCTTCGTTTCCATAGTGATCCATCATCCAGCACACCATATTGTGGATGGATAGATAGGCTGCTGTGGAGACGCATCCCTGGGACAGAGACTCGAAAATCAAAATGGCATCTAGCCGAGAGAGATCGCATCCCCCGATGTCGTCTTTTACATAAATTCCGGAAAATCCGAGGGCCGCAGCTTTTTTAAGGGTTGGCTTTGGAAAATGACATTTTTCATCCCATTCCTGGGCATGGGGCGCCAGCTCATTCTGGGCAAATTCCAAGGCAAGTCGTTGGATGGATTGTTGATCTTCAGTAAGTGAAAAATCCAAAGTTGCCTCTCCATTGTCTTTTCTTTATTACTTTAATGATACAAGAGCGAGGTGCGGTGTCAATGGCGTTATGCAAAGCGTTTGGCAGTCCTGAGCATCTCCTGAATATGGATAAGTACATTTTCCAATACAAAAAAGAGGAGCTATGCTTTATAAGTCGCTTTAGATAAATAAATCAAAGGGGAATTCCCGTGCCAAAAACCACCACAATTCTTGGTCAATATCCAGAGACGCGTTTGCGTCGTAATCGGCGGGATGATTGGTCTCGACGTATGGTTCGAGAAACAATCCTTTCAGTTGACGATCTCATCTGGCCCATTTTTATACGGGAAGATGGGACCGAGGGAGAGGTGCCATCCATGCCTGGGGCGAGAAGGTTAACTGTAACGGAAGTGGTTGAGGCAGCTAGAGAGGCAGAGAATATTGGAATTCCTGCAATTGCGCTATTTCCCTATACAAATCCCGACAAAAAATGTGCAGAAGGAAAAGAGGCTCTTAACTCTGATAACCTGATTTGCCAAGCCATCCGAGCCATTAAGAAGGCGTGTCCATCATTGGGCGTTATTGCAGATGTGGCCCTAGACCCTTATACAAGCCATGGTCATGACGGAGTCTTAAGGGGGTATCATGTGGCCAATGATGAAAGCGTCGAAATTCTGTGTCAGCAAGCGTTAGTGCAAGCCGAAGCGGGTGTTGATATCATTTCGCCATCGGATATGATGGATGGCCGGATAGGGGCTTTGCGCAAGGCTCTCGATGGCAAAGGCTTTGAACATGTACGGCTCATGTCCTATGCCGCCAAGTATGCTTCGGGTTTTTATGGCCCTTTTCGGGATGCGGTTGGATCCAAAGGAAACTTGGCCGGGGCCAGTAAGGCGACATATCAAATGGATCCGGGGAATACGGATGAAGCCTTACGGGAAGTGGCATTGGATATTCAGGAAGGAGCAGACATGGTGATTGTCAAGCCAGGTCTTCCTTATTTGGACATCGTGAGGCGTGTGAAGGATTCCTTTAATGTTCCAATATTTGCCTATCAGATCAGTGGAGAATACGCCATGATCAAGGCAGCGGCTCAAAATGGTTGGCTTGATCATGACCGTGTTATGCTTGAGACGCTCCTGGCTTTTAAGCGCGCAGGTTGCAGCGGCATATGGACTTACTTTGCTTTAGAAGCGGCAAAAATATTGACAGCAGATTAGGGATGTCACTTGTTTATATGCTGGATCCGGATCCGTCTTCGCTGTGCTACAACGTGACAAGTCTGTCACTTCTTTCCACCTAAGACGAGATTAGCATAGCTCTGATTTTCGATTTTGCACTCATTCTTCCTGGATCCCAGATATTAATTCGCTCTACAACTCATCGGATTAAGAGGCCGATTCGTAGATAGCTCGTAAATAATGGAGAGCCACTCCAGAATTTACGAGATTTCACTTATCAGAGAGCCCTGAATTTTATTCAGTGACGCCAATCTATTCCCCTCATTACAGTTAATTAGCATGTAAAAATAACGATTTATTATTTAACAAGCCGCCTTTTGGTTTACCTGCATACATTTTTATTGTATTAAATTTTTTCAATTATTTTTTTAACAACTACGAGAGCCCGAGATTATGAAGAAGTTTGGTTTTACGTTACTATTGAGTTTAATTTCCATACAGAATGTAAGTGCAGTGCATCAAGGGGAAGGATCTACCGGTGAAGTCCCTACTGATGAAGCCCCACAGTCTAGTAGAAGTTTTTCTGTTACTTTGCCTCAGGCTAGTGAACTGATATTTTCTCGCGAGGAAATTATTGGAAATGTAAACAGAATTATACGTGGAATTGAAGAAGAAGATACTTCAAATTACTTTTGCATAGAGGCTGATTTTGAAGCTAGTACGGGGTTCGGATTCGCTGGTAATGTAAACAGGCCTACTAGCCTGGTTAACATGAGTCCTAATCTATTTAGAGCGTCTACTGATGGAAATTATGTACTAGATTTAGAAACACTTTGGAGCCGAGCTATACTTACTCACGTAAAAGCTCATAAGCTTACTTTAACTGCAACAAACCTTACTTTAGGTGAAGCAGGGGAGGACCTCCACGTCGACTTTCCCATAGGTCATTCAGCTACTATTGATTTAACGTACCGCATCATCCGTGAAGATGATGATGGAAATGAGGTGCAATTTACATTACCACTACGTTCACGCTCTAGACTAAACTCTAGACACTCTGTAGATGGAGTAACTCATTATAATAAGATTGTACTTGCCGATGGTAGCCGTTTTGTAAAAGTAGCTTCACCTGAGCAAGTTAAACTTTTCAATGGAAGTGGTGATGAAATTTTTTCAACTAATAGTGATGCTACATCGGTCAACTATGATGTTTCAGGAGTACAGGGTCCTATGAAAATTGAGTTCACAGATCTTAGCGAGTAATGCAACTATCTCTATCAATGCAAAAAAGCCCCTGATATCAGGGGCTTTTTTTGTATTAGCGGACAAACTATCAATGACAAACTAAACCTGATCCATGGTGAAATGGATTACTAAACAAGATTCTCTTTGTTTCTTAAATAAAGCTGCTTATAGAGTTTTATCAGATAAAGATCGCTTTGAAGTGTATCGAGTTCCCAGTATTGGCATTCCTCGATTTTGATATCGAGTTCTGAGATTTCTTGATCAAAAACCTCCACAGGATGCACTCTATCTGAAGGTTTTAAAGTTTCTAAAACATCACTTTTCGAGGGGAATATGGGATGTTCAGGTAAACCGTCCTGTAACAATTCAAGATCATCTATTCTCGAAATCAATACCATAAAGGAGTATTTGTACGATTCAGGAACGTGCTCTACAAATCCCTGGAGCGATTCTCTTTGAAACTGTTTACGAAGAACAAAGGGGTAGAGACGCTGTTGAAGGGCTTTTTTGTTCTCTGCTTCTGATAGGCTTTCTGGATCGATCAATGGGGGAATCCGTGCGTTAGGGCATTCTGGAAAGAAGAAGCTGAAAAAGAGGTGACTAGCCCGCATATTGCATGAGAAGGTAAACCCAAGCTCCAATTTTGTTCCAACTCCAATAATTGTCATTCATCACAGTTAAAACACACAAATTAGGAATCTTTTTTATTGAGATAAGAGTTCGGACGCAAAAAAACATGCAACGCCAACAAAAAACTGGAATTTCCGACAGGTTTATTCCTGAGAATCAAAATTGATCCTCTGTGGAAGGGTGTATCAATTGCAATCCCAGTAGAGCTACGAAGAGTTTAATCGGGCAGCAACTGTTTGGAAGAGCGATTTAAAAGGATAAGCACTGGAAAGAAGGAACTGGATCCGGCGTGTATTATTCAGAATAACCGCACCTACTTTAAGAAGTTTCAAGCGAATAGTATTGGCTTGAGCCTTCGCGAGTTCAGTTCCCTGAAGTGTGAGATGTCGAAGTCTCTCCATAAGAATATATGCCAGGGAAGAGAGAAGAAGCCTCAGCTGGTTTGGCCACCAGTTGTGACAAGACGTACGGTCAGAAAATAGATCCAATTGTGTTTCCTTGATTCGGTTTTCCATATTGCCTCGTGCGCAATATACGTCTTCGTAAAGCTGTTGAGGATCTCCGGATAGATTGCTGACAACAAAGCGGGGATTTGAGCCAAAGGAATTGTACTCTGCCTTGCCTATGATTCTACGTTCATGTTTCCACGTTTTAGCAGCGTAGGAGAACTGGGTAAAAATACGTTGTTTCTCTTGAGTTTCTTCATAAGTCCTTTCTGCCAAGTCCATGCTGTCACTTAAATTCTTCTCAAGGATTTTATTCCGAGGGATACCAATGATGTACTTAACATTATGGGCATCACATCAGTTCAACATCTTTTGGCGGCAAAACCCACTGTCTGCTCGGAAGATGATTTGGACGTTGGGCCACACTTGCCTAAAACGTTTAACGAGAAGAGACAAAATAGCCCAGGCGTGTTTGGCTCCATCTTGATTTGAAGGTCGCAAGTAACTGATGAGAGTTTGCTCGCCACAAAACACGTGCAGGGGGAGGAAGCAGTAAGAATCATAGTATCCATGGAAAAACTTTCCGACCTGATTCCCATGAACAAGATCGTTAGTCGCATCAAAATCCAGAATCAATTCTTTGGGAGATTTTTTGAAGGAAGCAATGAATTGCTCAACAATACATTTGTTTATATCAACCGCCAGTTGACGGTTGGCAGCGTTCTCCAGTCGACAAAGAGTTGAAGCACTTGCCAAAGGAGTATCTCTATTTACAGCAGTTTGAATAGCTTTATCCATTCTCAACTGATCGTGGTCATTAAGATCTTCATACCCCAAAGCAATACCGTATACTCTTTGACGGATAAGATCTTGAATGCTGTGCTGGATTTTGGAAGGCTCTCGTTCGTCATTAAAGGCTTTGGCCACTGCCGTAGTGAGACCTATTCTTTGATCAACCTGGCGTAGTAGTAGAACACCTCCATCGCTGGTTACGTGACCACCTTTAAAATTAAGTTCCACTTTTTTACTTTTACAGCTTGGAAATTGGAGGGTGTTGGATGTACAATTTGCCATTGGGAGATCTCCTTTTTGTTATTTGCGTAACTTATTGTATTATATACAATATAAGGAGTTCTTCCAACTCTTTTTAGACTTTCTCATGAAATATTCGGGCTAGTCGGCGTTTCTGAATTTTGATCTTCGTCGTGGTAAAGATGGCCTTTATCGTGGGTGTAAACCATGAGGGCGTCGGTATCATGAAACACGGGTTCGAAAAGGAGAGCTCCGGGCTTAAAGGAGATAAGCGGCACTTTTTCCTCCCGATTTTTTAACGAGGGATAGGTATAGTCTTTGGGAATGGAGACTTTTTTATCGAGCATTGGATCAAGGAAAGCTTTTAGACAGTTAAATAGATCGCCCAGTGATTCTTTGCTTCTATGTTGCTCAAAGACAAAAGGCGTAACACGAGCAACAGCTTGACTATATTCGGGAACAATGCCAACGAAACCAGCGAGCTGTCCCTCATTCTTCGTAAAGATTGAATAGAGGCCAAAGCCCTGCATTTCGCTCATCATTTCACGGACATCTCTTGCCCGATTTCCATAGGATTCCAGTGTGTCTTCAAGAATAAAGCCAAAGGTGCTCGAGAGAGAGTCAAAGTTATGTTCCAAACGAATGTGATCTTCTAACAGGTCTTCTTTAGCAATAGGGGCAATCAAGAAAGAGTTGCTTGTAAGGAGGCTTCTGTAGGTTTGTTGGCAGCGGCTCTCTAAATCTTCCATAAGTGAATCTGTTGGACTGGCGAGTCCCATTGGCACGCAACATAA
It contains:
- a CDS encoding threonine ammonia-lyase, giving the protein MTVTYKDVERAALLLKGVAVDTPVAEAAFFSKKFGNSVFLKLENLQVTGSFKARGTYIKLCSLSSKEKEKGVIAMSAGNHAQGVAHHAQSLGINSLIIMPEGTPLIKVEQTLQYGAEVLLKGNTFVESSKIAEEMAHKTGRALIHPYDDPKVIAGNGTIGLEMLQQCPDLDVLIVPVGGGGLMAGISIVARTVNPKIELIGVESEVFPSMHNKLYSHNAPVGLKTTLAEGIAIKVPGELTQDILTEQGVEIRVVKESLIEEAIDQFLTHEHIVVEGAAAAPLALLLNDPEPFRGKRVGLVISGGNIDARVLASILMRGLVRKGTLIRILVEIKDNPGVLAKVSHIIGLHGANIIKVEHQRIFQAASAKAAELEFMLETQNRTHAQKIIAALNDGEFPTRLVEEDVG
- a CDS encoding ferrochelatase, producing the protein MPSTTCHFPNEYAQTSTKKVGALIVNLGTPDAPDFWSIRRYLKEFLSDRRVVDVPVLLWKVILNLLILTFRPSKVAKLYKSIWRQDTNESPLRYYTREQGEKLAAAYEDVPNFQVAWAMRYGNPSIESQIKKLQADGCQRLVVVPLYPQYSATTTASVNDQVFRCLMKMRWQPTVRIADPYHDHPSYIDALANSITRHLRSLDWQPEKILASFHGLPKAYFQKGDPYSCFCQKTVRLLQQALQEGVPPVEITFQSRMGPREWLRPYTDETIQKLAQDGIKRLAVITPGFASDCLETLEEIQIRGRDLFLENGGIHFTQIPCLNDGPDAIKLLKDIVDQTSLRWNE
- a CDS encoding amino acid transporter; the protein is MLNSIILNECLGPLITGCCTGGSLIVAIGAQNAFVLSQGLKRQFVFVVALLCALIDALLISAGVAGFGCLVQQSPYVVIIATWGGAIFLFFYGLRSFLSAAKHNALTVDEAQSVGTLSGVIFTLLALSFLNPHVYLDTVVLIGSIATQYSDMGRVAFATGAIISSFVWFFSLAYGSVFLRPLFQKPIAWQILDTLIGITMWAIAGVLIWNMYFS
- a CDS encoding MFS transporter, which encodes MTHKAQTKAIPNPKPDSSIVSKGDGGLEIESEPEYTNIHRPLHGTRLVPPYCRKSTAAALIGNILEHYDSALYGFLAPILAPLFFPSDDLIISLMLAYALLPLGIISRIGGSLIFGRMGDKQGRKRALSLSIFGMAIITGSMGLLPTYDTVGMWAPAGLALCRILQGLFASGESLGGAQFLLEHHGEAKKGLLSSLYSASTILGILGASAAVVLLTYFSLNWRYLYGVGFMTGFAGIFLRLQSKESPEFLASQAVLSLESLPTSVQLYWREIFCLIVVSGYSYITYALSFQFINGFVPLVTSITLSELMVMNTLLLVGDMFLLPVFGFLADRYSHHKLMISSLLVSLIIAVPLFSNLEGASLWHIIALRTGIVFMGVWFSAPFHAWAKELFPVRCRYTLISLGYSIGTPLIGSSTSVICLWMWHETHLTQVPGLYWFFWSVICLVALNWIRAHQKSLTNPTG
- a CDS encoding enoyl-CoA hydratase/isomerase family protein; this encodes MSENQPPILSKVENNIGWITLNRPQALNALSMEMFQTIYQLLREWEPNPDVHAVVIQGAGDKAFCAGGDVKAVYDAKMSYYEDIPNAPPQSLMQQVFRQEYTLNHLIATYPKPYIAILDGIVMGGGMGISIHGSHRIVTEKVRMAMPETAIGFFPDVGASYFLTHLPSGKVGFYLAMTSKVIGDRDAIYTNLATHFVPSNQIPTLLEALAKADLSQNSRQTIAELIEWVATPPIGQSFIQPNQSLIDRVFAQKDTLAIYEILEYQNSQWATDTMNELRTKSPTSLRVTFEEMRRGATLTLAQCFEMEYRLSQHFMEGHDFFEGVRAALVDKDKRPVWKPRNLEGVSDKDVEAYFKPCKAGDLEL